Genomic DNA from Bacillota bacterium:
CAACCAGCCATTTATCGGGAAATTGCCCGAAGTTCTTTAGCCAAATGTATAGTGTTTGGGCATATACACAAGACTTTTATTAAATCTGAAGCCGGTGTGATGTTTATAAACGTTGGCAGTGTTGGCCGGCCAAAGGACGGAAGTCGAAAAGCCACATACTTGATCCTTGATGTTGATGAAGAAGTTACTGCTAGTTATCGCCGTATTGACTATCCCGTCAAAGCGACAATAAACGATATCAAACGTTCTGATCTTCCTGATGAGCTAGCTGATGACCTGTGGACTGGGAAGTCCAAATGATGGTTCCTAGTTAATAGCGAATCTTAAAGGCTGGTGAATTACACTGGCCTTTAAAATCACACATAAAGAGTCGATTTAGGAGGTATAAATTTATATTTAGTCGAATATATCCTTAGCTTGAAATGGGTAGTCATTATTCTTTTGGCATTATTACTGATTGGCGCAGTCATTAAAGAGGAGGCTTAAATGAGAGCGATTATTGTTGGGGCGGGAAAAGTTGGATTCAACATTGCCCAAATATTGTCACGCGAAGGTCACGATGTCGTCATAATTGAAAAAGAAGAAGAACGACAAAAAATCATCCAGGAGCACCTGGACATCCAAACAATTTGTGGCAGTGGTTCTAGTTGTGATATTCTCGAAGAGGCTGGCGTCCGAGAAGCAGACATGTTCATTGCGGTGACAGAGGTGGATGAAATAAATATGGTAGCCTGCCTTTTAGCGAAGCAGTATGGTGTTCCCAAGACAATTGCGCGAGTAAGAAACCCGGAGTATGTAGAAAAAAATCAGCAAATTTTATTCTCGAAAATAGGTATTGACTTGATCATCAACCCCGAAAGAGTTACCGCCTTTGAAATTGCCCAACTGTTGGAGAATCCAGAGGCCAAAGATGTTGAATTTTTTGCTAACGGGACGATCCAATTGTCTGAGCTGAAAGTTGAAGAAGGTTTTCCCGTGGTGGGGAAGAAAATTCGCCAACTGAAGGCGCCCGGCCAGTTCCTGGTTGTGGCCATAATTCGCAATGGGCGTTTAATTGTACCAGGTGGAGATGATACCATTCAGCCAGCTGATTTGGTGTTTCTCATTGCTCGAACTAAAGATATGGCACGGCTTGAAAAACTCTTTATCCATGAGCGAACAAAAATCGAGAATGTGGTCATCTTGGGAGGAGGACGCATTGGTTATTACCTGGCCCAATTGTTGGAAAAGAAAAACTTCTCTGTCAAGGTGATTGAGAAAGACCATAAGAAGTGCAAGACCTTGGCCAGCCGGCTTAAGCGAACTTTGATTATTAACGGGGATGGAACCGATACCGATCTATTGTTAGAGGAGAACATTGGCCAGGCTGATGCTTTTGTGGCGGTTACGGGAGATGACAAACTTAACGTGTTGGTTTCCCTGATGGCCAAGAACCTGGGGGCAAAGAAGACTTTTGTCCAGGTCCGACGCTCTGACTTGATCCCTATTCTGGAGCATGTCAATATCGATACGGTAATTAGTCCAAGGATTCTGACAGCCGGCGCCATCTTACGTTTTATCAGGCGGGGGGAAGTGGCTTCTGTGACAGTCCTTGGCGATAGCAGGGCGGAGATGATTGAACTAACTGTTCCATCAAGTGCTTCTGTCGTGAATCGGACCCTGAAAGAAATCAATTTACCCAAAGGTGCCTTAATCGGTGCCATAGTACGCAAAGAACAGATTATTATCCCCGGCGGAGATGATTTTTTATATCCCGGCGATCGGGTGACGGTATTTACTATTCCAGAAAACGTTCCTAAAATCGAAGCCTGTTTTGAAGCAAAGCGAGGGATTCTAAAATGAATATTAGTCTCGTGATTAATTTGATCGGGAAATCTTTGATATTCCTAGGGTTGACCATGATCTTTCCGTTGTTCTGGGCCATTTACTATCAAGGGCCGGATCAGTTTGCTTTGCTGTTTTCAATTGTGATTACTCTGACCAGTGGTTTGGTTGTTTGCTATGTGGTGCCTGCCAAAGGGGATATTCGATATCGTGAGGGCTTTGCTATAGTTACTTTTGGGTGGTTGCTTGCTTCTGCTTATGGCGGATTGCCTTACCTGTTGTCGGGAGCTTGCCGTAGTTTTCCCGACGCTTTTTTTGAGTCAATGTCAGGTTTTACGACAACCGGCGCGAGTGTTATAACTGATGTTGAAGCTCTACCGAAAGGAGTTTTGTTTTGGCGAAGTTTAACTCATTGGCTTGGTGGAATGGGGATCATCGTGTTTTTAGTGGCGCTTTTATCACACCTGGGGGTTGGCGCGAACCAGATGTTCCGGGCCGAAGTTCCTGGACCAGTAGCGGAAAAAATCAGGCCCAGGATCAGTGAGACAGCGAAGATTTTGTGGTTTACCTATCTCATTATGACGGTGGTCCAAACTGGACTGTTGTGGTTTCTGGGGATGCCTTTATTTGATGCACTGTGTCATACTTTTGGGACTTTAGCCACTGGTGGATTTAGCACCAAGAATGCCAGTATTGGCTTTTACGATAGTGCGGCAATCCAGTGGGTGATCATCATTTTCATGTTTTTGTCCGGAGTTAACTTCGCGCTTTACTACCAGGCTTTAAGGGGCCGAAGCCTGAAGACGTTTTGGATTAATGAAGAGTTTCGTTTCTATCTTGTAATTGTTTTGGTTGCTACGGCCCTGACTGCTTATAACATTCGTCCTTTGATTGGTGAAGGCGAAGCCCTGGTGCGAACGGCGGCTTTTCAGGTGGCCTCGATTATTACCACTACCGGTTTTGCTACTGTCGACTTTAACCTCTGGCCATCGATGTCTCAGGCGGTTTTAGTTAGTCTAATGTTTATTGGGGCCTGTTCTGGTTCGACCGGTGGAGCAATTAAGGTTGGCCGGATCTTAATTCTTTTGCGGCAAGGAGCCCTGGAGATGAAACGCTTAATTCATCCCCGGGCTGTATTTGCGCTCAAGATTGAGGGGAAGAGTTTATCTGAAGACTTGGTGATCAATGTTTTGCAATTTTTCTTTTTATATCTGACTATTGTTGGTGTGTTTACAATTGTTATGACGGCAACGGGCTTGGATTTGATTACCGCTTTTACCTCTGTAGCGGCCACTTTTGGCAACGTGGGTCCTGGTTTGGGATTGGTCGGACCCGCGAGTAACTATTCAATGATCTCCGGTACTGGTAAGCTGCTGCTTAGCTTCCTCATGCTGCTTGGCCGCTTGGAAATTTATACAGTACTGGTTCTGTTTTCGCTGAGCTTTTGGAAAAGATAAGTTCAGTTCCCGAGATTTGTGGAACTAATTTATGGTTTGACCTTCATGGCTCGCACGAGGGCAACGGCGGCTTCCGCTCGGGTGACGGCCTGGTCTGGTCTAAAGTACGAACCGTCTCCCTTCAGGATGTCCAGGCCCCAGGCCAGGGCCACATAGCCAAAGGAATCTTTAGCAATGGCGTTGGCGTCGGTGTAGGG
This window encodes:
- a CDS encoding TrkH family potassium uptake protein, with translation MNISLVINLIGKSLIFLGLTMIFPLFWAIYYQGPDQFALLFSIVITLTSGLVVCYVVPAKGDIRYREGFAIVTFGWLLASAYGGLPYLLSGACRSFPDAFFESMSGFTTTGASVITDVEALPKGVLFWRSLTHWLGGMGIIVFLVALLSHLGVGANQMFRAEVPGPVAEKIRPRISETAKILWFTYLIMTVVQTGLLWFLGMPLFDALCHTFGTLATGGFSTKNASIGFYDSAAIQWVIIIFMFLSGVNFALYYQALRGRSLKTFWINEEFRFYLVIVLVATALTAYNIRPLIGEGEALVRTAAFQVASIITTTGFATVDFNLWPSMSQAVLVSLMFIGACSGSTGGAIKVGRILILLRQGALEMKRLIHPRAVFALKIEGKSLSEDLVINVLQFFFLYLTIVGVFTIVMTATGLDLITAFTSVAATFGNVGPGLGLVGPASNYSMISGTGKLLLSFLMLLGRLEIYTVLVLFSLSFWKR
- the trkA gene encoding Trk system potassium transporter TrkA — its product is MRAIIVGAGKVGFNIAQILSREGHDVVIIEKEEERQKIIQEHLDIQTICGSGSSCDILEEAGVREADMFIAVTEVDEINMVACLLAKQYGVPKTIARVRNPEYVEKNQQILFSKIGIDLIINPERVTAFEIAQLLENPEAKDVEFFANGTIQLSELKVEEGFPVVGKKIRQLKAPGQFLVVAIIRNGRLIVPGGDDTIQPADLVFLIARTKDMARLEKLFIHERTKIENVVILGGGRIGYYLAQLLEKKNFSVKVIEKDHKKCKTLASRLKRTLIINGDGTDTDLLLEENIGQADAFVAVTGDDKLNVLVSLMAKNLGAKKTFVQVRRSDLIPILEHVNIDTVISPRILTAGAILRFIRRGEVASVTVLGDSRAEMIELTVPSSASVVNRTLKEINLPKGALIGAIVRKEQIIIPGGDDFLYPGDRVTVFTIPENVPKIEACFEAKRGILK